A stretch of Paludisphaera borealis DNA encodes these proteins:
- a CDS encoding PSD1 and planctomycete cytochrome C domain-containing protein — protein MRRTDGGIGHGPGCWRALGRAVVALLAFAVSPLAVGGDEVDFDRRVSPVLAMRCLECHGVNTASGGLVLTSGESLAKGGDSGEVVIAGKPEESALLERVIADEMPPKRQGQSQKLSEPEIQALRAWIAAGAKWPKGRVIDRDERTTSVRGGRDWWSLQPIARPTPPTPRRTDWVKNPIDAFVLAKLESAGIDPAPQSDRRVLIRRAYFDLVGLPPTIEEVDAFVKDSRPDAYERLIARLLESPHYGERWGRFWLDLARFAETSGYERDQEKPGAWKYRDWVVKSLNDDKPYDRFVLEQLAGDELPDRDEQTVVATGFLRLGTWNDEPNDPQDYKYERLEDMVHATTTAFLGMTVKCARCHDHKFDPIPQTDYYRIAATFWSGPIEPRERELLGGPSSKELGYDVLGWTDVTRAPSDLHLLKKGEHTRPGQVVAPGVLSMIPDLDRPIPPPPADAKTTRRRLTLAEWINDPRHPLAARVYVNRIWQHHFGRGLVSTSDNFGFTGQKPSHPELLDWLAAEFLQGGRKSKRMHYLMMTSSAYQQASSHPEQESNAQKDADNRLIWHGTRQRQDAEALRDAILAVSGRLDLRVGGPSFKPVVSAEALEGLSMKGGGIVPSPPEEQNRRSLYMYSRRGLLAPLMTTFDFCDTTLPCGQRDVSVVAPQALALLNGDFAHEQSDATARRVGAIAGRDASARVRTAWRIVLARDPSAAEATAALRHLDQQKRQFPDASKADDLALASLCHVLINSNEFVFVD, from the coding sequence ATGAGGCGGACGGACGGGGGAATCGGCCACGGGCCGGGCTGCTGGCGAGCGCTGGGACGGGCCGTCGTCGCGTTGCTGGCGTTTGCGGTTTCGCCCCTGGCCGTGGGCGGCGACGAGGTCGATTTCGATCGGCGGGTGTCGCCGGTCCTGGCGATGCGGTGCCTGGAATGTCACGGCGTCAACACGGCGTCGGGCGGCCTCGTGCTGACGAGTGGCGAGTCGCTGGCGAAAGGCGGGGACTCAGGCGAGGTCGTCATCGCGGGGAAGCCGGAGGAGAGCGCGCTCCTGGAACGGGTGATCGCCGACGAGATGCCGCCGAAGCGCCAGGGGCAGTCGCAGAAGCTCTCCGAGCCGGAGATCCAGGCGTTGCGAGCGTGGATCGCCGCCGGCGCGAAGTGGCCCAAGGGGCGGGTGATCGACCGCGACGAGCGGACGACCTCGGTGCGCGGCGGTCGCGATTGGTGGTCGCTCCAGCCCATCGCCCGGCCGACGCCGCCGACGCCGCGACGGACCGACTGGGTCAAAAATCCGATCGACGCCTTCGTCCTCGCGAAGCTGGAATCGGCGGGGATCGACCCCGCGCCGCAATCCGATCGTCGCGTTTTGATCCGTCGCGCCTACTTCGATCTCGTCGGCCTGCCTCCCACCATCGAGGAGGTGGATGCGTTCGTGAAAGACTCTCGGCCCGACGCATATGAGCGATTGATCGCGCGGCTGCTCGAATCGCCGCACTACGGCGAGCGCTGGGGGCGGTTCTGGCTCGACCTGGCCCGGTTCGCCGAGACCAGCGGCTACGAGCGCGATCAGGAGAAGCCCGGCGCGTGGAAGTATCGCGACTGGGTGGTGAAGTCGCTCAACGACGACAAGCCGTACGACCGCTTCGTGCTCGAACAGCTCGCCGGCGACGAGCTTCCCGACCGCGATGAGCAGACCGTGGTCGCCACCGGATTCTTGCGGCTGGGGACCTGGAACGACGAGCCGAACGACCCGCAGGACTACAAGTACGAGCGGCTCGAAGACATGGTCCACGCGACCACGACGGCGTTCCTGGGCATGACCGTGAAGTGCGCCCGCTGTCATGATCATAAGTTCGACCCGATCCCGCAGACCGATTACTACCGGATCGCCGCGACGTTCTGGTCCGGTCCGATCGAGCCGCGCGAGCGCGAACTGCTGGGGGGACCGTCGAGCAAGGAACTGGGCTATGACGTGCTCGGGTGGACCGACGTGACGCGCGCCCCCAGCGACCTGCACCTGTTGAAGAAGGGCGAACACACGCGTCCCGGGCAGGTCGTGGCGCCGGGCGTGCTGTCGATGATCCCCGACCTCGATCGGCCGATCCCGCCGCCGCCGGCCGACGCCAAGACGACGCGTCGCCGGCTCACGCTGGCCGAGTGGATCAACGACCCGCGCCATCCGCTGGCCGCTCGCGTCTACGTGAATCGGATCTGGCAGCACCACTTCGGCCGAGGGCTCGTGAGCACGTCCGACAACTTCGGGTTCACCGGCCAGAAGCCGTCGCATCCCGAGCTGCTCGACTGGCTGGCCGCCGAGTTCCTGCAAGGCGGTCGGAAAAGCAAACGTATGCACTATCTGATGATGACGTCGTCCGCATATCAGCAGGCGTCGTCGCATCCCGAACAGGAGTCGAACGCGCAGAAGGACGCCGACAATCGGCTGATCTGGCACGGGACGAGGCAGAGGCAAGACGCCGAGGCGCTCCGGGACGCCATCCTCGCCGTCAGCGGCCGTCTCGACCTCCGCGTCGGCGGACCGAGCTTCAAGCCGGTGGTCAGCGCCGAAGCCCTCGAAGGCCTGTCGATGAAAGGGGGGGGCATCGTCCCGTCGCCCCCGGAGGAGCAAAACCGGCGCAGCCTCTACATGTACTCGCGGCGCGGTCTGCTTGCTCCCTTGATGACGACGTTCGACTTCTGCGACACGACCCTCCCGTGCGGTCAGCGCGACGTCAGCGTGGTCGCGCCCCAGGCGCTCGCCCTGCTGAACGGCGACTTCGCCCACGAGCAGAGCGACGCGACGGCGCGCCGCGTGGGCGCGATCGCCGGCCGCGACGCCTCCGCCCGGGTCCGAACGGCCTGGCGGATCGTCCTGGCGCGCGATCCCAGCGCTGCCGAGGCGACGGCGGCGCTCCGGCATCTCGATCAACAAAAACGTCAGTTCCCCGACGCATCCAAGGCGGACGACCTCGCCCTGGCGTCGCTCTGCCACGTTCTGATCAACAGCAACGAGTTCGTGTTCGTGGATTAG
- a CDS encoding N-acetylglucosamine-6-phosphate deacetylase — MTPDLFLRGRIVFPDRIERGALVVRDGWIVDVREEGATAPAGAVVVDAGDGLIAPGFIDLHVHGGAGGDFMDGTVDAFQKALRCHARHGTTRLAATTTVARHEPIIETLKLTRRFRLSPEPNGSRVLGAHFYGPYFRYEARGAHPGGPVRPPVEAEFAQYLDFADDLVTATIAPEIEGAKEFALACRAKGVRTNVGHSWATFDQMTEAVEWGVRHVDHLFCAMSDKARLRQSQSYPMRGGVLEATLYYDELTTEVIADGMHLDAGLLLLAWKLKGPDRLALVTDSSRALDMPDGVYLIGPLDGGEPLLKRGGAGLTPDGAGLASSVMGMDHMVRTFANLTGRPLWETIRMASLTPARIAGRDHDLGSLEQGKRADVLVLNRDLAVQRVFIDGIEIQPSE, encoded by the coding sequence ATGACGCCGGATCTGTTTCTTCGCGGCCGGATCGTGTTCCCTGACCGGATCGAGCGCGGCGCGCTCGTCGTCCGGGACGGGTGGATCGTCGACGTACGGGAGGAGGGGGCGACGGCCCCGGCGGGGGCGGTCGTGGTCGACGCGGGCGACGGTCTGATCGCGCCGGGGTTCATCGATTTACATGTTCACGGAGGAGCGGGCGGCGACTTCATGGACGGGACGGTCGACGCGTTCCAGAAGGCGCTTCGGTGTCACGCGAGGCATGGCACGACGCGGCTCGCCGCGACGACGACGGTCGCCCGCCACGAGCCGATCATCGAGACGTTGAAGCTGACGCGCCGGTTCCGGCTGTCGCCCGAGCCGAACGGCTCGCGCGTGCTGGGGGCGCATTTCTACGGGCCCTATTTCCGCTATGAAGCTCGGGGGGCTCATCCCGGGGGCCCGGTCCGGCCTCCGGTCGAGGCCGAGTTCGCGCAGTATCTCGACTTCGCCGACGACCTCGTGACGGCGACGATCGCCCCCGAGATCGAAGGCGCGAAGGAGTTCGCGCTCGCCTGTCGGGCGAAGGGGGTTCGCACCAACGTCGGGCACTCGTGGGCGACGTTCGACCAGATGACCGAGGCCGTGGAATGGGGAGTGCGGCACGTCGACCACCTGTTCTGCGCGATGTCCGACAAGGCCAGGCTGCGGCAATCGCAGTCGTATCCGATGCGCGGTGGCGTCCTGGAGGCGACGCTTTACTACGACGAGCTGACGACCGAGGTGATCGCCGACGGCATGCACCTCGACGCCGGCCTGCTGTTGCTGGCGTGGAAGCTGAAAGGCCCGGACCGGCTCGCGCTCGTGACCGATTCCAGCCGTGCGCTCGACATGCCGGACGGCGTCTACCTGATCGGCCCGCTCGACGGCGGCGAGCCGCTCCTCAAGCGCGGCGGGGCCGGCCTCACGCCCGACGGCGCCGGCCTGGCGTCGAGCGTGATGGGCATGGATCACATGGTCCGCACGTTCGCGAACCTCACCGGCCGCCCCCTCTGGGAGACGATCCGGATGGCGTCGCTCACCCCCGCCCGGATCGCCGGCCGCGACCACGACCTCGGCAGCCTCGAACAAGGCAAACGCGCCGACGTCCTCGTGCTGAACCGCGACCTCGCGGTACAGCGCGTTTTTATCGACGGGATCGAGATCCAACCAAGCGAGTGA
- a CDS encoding NADH:flavin oxidoreductase/NADH oxidase gives MSESSEQIAAHQQHGCTSGTEHDQEVPEIDLLSPLTIRGVTLRNRIVMSPMCQYSAVEGMANDWHLVHLGSRAAGGVALVIVEATAVTRDGRISPGDMGIWTDDHVEPLARIARFVESQGAVPGIQLAHAGRKASCDLPWKGGARLRTPEDGAWTVVAPSPIPFHESDPTPKALDEAGIEEVVAAFDAATRRALKAGFRVIEIHAAHGYLLHEFLSPLSNHRTDQYGGSLENRMRLVLRVAERMRAIVPDSLPLFVRISATDWAEGGWDLDQSVVLAGRLKALGVDLIDVSSGALVPKAQIPVGRGYQIPLARRIRDETGILTGAVGLITDPRQADEVITGGDGDLAFIGRELLRDPYWAIKAQHDLGKEPTWPTQYGYAVKRRAK, from the coding sequence ATGTCCGAATCGTCCGAACAGATCGCCGCTCACCAGCAGCACGGATGCACGTCCGGGACCGAGCACGACCAGGAGGTGCCCGAGATCGACTTGCTCAGTCCGTTGACGATCCGGGGCGTCACCTTGCGCAACCGCATCGTGATGTCGCCGATGTGCCAGTATAGCGCCGTCGAGGGGATGGCGAACGACTGGCACCTGGTCCACCTGGGGAGCCGGGCGGCGGGCGGGGTCGCGCTGGTGATCGTCGAGGCGACCGCCGTGACGCGCGACGGCCGGATCTCGCCCGGTGACATGGGAATCTGGACCGACGACCACGTCGAGCCCTTGGCCCGGATCGCCCGGTTCGTCGAATCGCAAGGCGCGGTCCCTGGCATCCAGCTCGCGCACGCCGGCCGCAAGGCCAGTTGCGACTTGCCCTGGAAGGGGGGCGCCCGCCTCAGGACGCCCGAGGACGGCGCCTGGACCGTCGTCGCCCCCAGCCCGATCCCGTTCCACGAAAGCGATCCGACCCCGAAAGCCCTCGACGAGGCCGGCATCGAGGAGGTCGTCGCCGCGTTCGATGCCGCCACGCGTCGGGCGCTGAAGGCCGGGTTCCGGGTGATCGAGATCCACGCGGCCCACGGTTACCTGCTGCACGAGTTCCTCTCGCCCCTGAGCAACCACCGGACCGACCAGTACGGCGGCAGCCTGGAGAACCGGATGCGGCTGGTGCTGCGCGTGGCCGAACGGATGCGGGCGATCGTGCCCGATTCACTGCCGCTGTTCGTGCGGATCTCGGCGACCGACTGGGCCGAAGGGGGCTGGGACCTCGACCAATCGGTCGTCCTGGCGGGGCGGCTCAAAGCCCTGGGCGTCGACCTGATCGACGTCTCCTCGGGCGCCCTGGTCCCCAAGGCGCAGATCCCCGTGGGACGCGGCTACCAGATTCCGCTGGCCCGCCGCATCCGCGACGAGACGGGAATCCTAACCGGCGCCGTCGGCCTGATCACCGACCCGCGCCAGGCCGACGAGGTCATCACCGGCGGCGACGGCGATCTCGCCTTCATCGGCCGCGAACTCCTCCGCGACCCCTACTGGGCGATCAAGGCCCAGCACGATCTCGGCAAGGAGCCGACCTGGCCGACCCAGTACGGCTACGCCGTCAAGCGGCGGGCGAAATAA